One Candidatus Acidulodesulfobacterium ferriphilum genomic window, GACATTCTTCCGTTGATATTATAAATATTAAAGAACTTAATGGACAGACTCTACCAAATACCAATATGATCTAATATTTAACCATATTTCTATATTTTATACGTAATAACATGAATTATAATTTCGATGGTCATAAGCTTTTTTATAATTTTAAAACAACTTGCGATATTTTATTAGATAAAATCGTAAATCCTGTTTACATAGAGTATTCTCCTGTAGGTAACTGCAACCATAGATGCATTTTCTGTGCTTATGATTACATAGGCTATAAGCATAGACAACTAAATAGAGAAACGACCGTAGCATCTATAAGGGATTTTGCAAAGATAGGTGTTAAGGCAATGCTTTTTGCCGGAGAAGGAGAACCATTGCTTCATCCGGATATTTCGGCTTTTATAACAACTGCCTTTGGGTCTGGTGTTGACACCGGAATTTATACTAATGGGGTGCTTTTTGACCAGAAAAGAATTAAAGAAATTTTTGATAAGCTTACATTTGTGAGAATATCATTTAATGCCGGTTCGAGGGAAGTGTATAGAAAAGTGCATAAAAAAGACGATTTTGACAAAGTAATAAAAAATATTAAATTTGCGGTTGATTTTAAGCGTAAAAAGAACGTAAAGGCTGATATAGGGCTTCAATTTGTGGTTATTCCGGAAAATTTAGATTCTTTATTGAAACTTTCCGAACTTGGCAGAGAACTTGGAATTGATTACCTCGCTGTAAAGCCGTTTGTCCAACACAACAGTCAAAGAGGTTACGAATTCAGGCACAACTATTCTCTGTCTGATATAGAATTAGTTCTTAACGAAGCAGAAAGTTTTTCAACGGAATCTTATAAGGTTATAGCTAGAAAAGAATCTTTTAGGAAATATCATGAAAGGACATACGATCACTGTCTTGCCCTTCCGTTATTTGGGGTTGTTTTAAGCGACGGCAATGTTTATGCCTGCGGTCCGTATCTTGGAGACGAAAGATTTCATTACGGCAATATTGATGAAAAAAGCATAATACAAATATATCGGGGCAAGAAAAGAAATGATATAATTAAGTTTGCAAAAACAGATTTGAATTGCAGGAAGAATTGTATGCCTAACTGTCGTTTGGATGCCATTAATCGTTCGCTCTGGGAATTGAAGCATCCTACTGTAAAACATATTAACTTTATTTAAAATGGATAGAAGATTACTTAGTTCGGAAGATATAAGAAAAAAAACAATCCGCCTTTCCTGTGAAAGCGGAGCGGGACATCTTGCCCCTTCTCTATCCAGCATTGAGATTTTAACGGTTTTATTTAGGGATTTTATGAAATTTAAGGACTATGATCCTTTTTGGGAAGGAAGAGACAGGTTGGTTTTCAGCAAAGGTCACGGTGCTTATGCGTATTACATAATTTTAAACGAAATTGGATTTTTACCAGATTTTGAACTTAAGGAATTTTATAAAACCTCAAGTATAAAAGGTTGCTTAGTTTCTAATCCAAATTATATGATAGAAGCATCTACCGGTTCTTTAGGTCATGGTCTTCCGATTGCTGTCGGTATGGCCAAATCGCTTAAAATGCAGAACCTCTCAAATAAGGTTATCGCTATAGTTGGAGATGGCGAGATGCAGGAAGGAAGTAATTTTGAAGCCTTACAGCTTGCTTACCGTTTTAAACTTGACAACTTATTGCTTATAATAGATGCAAATGATCTTCAGGCAATGGACAGGGTTGAAAATGTCGGTCTTCCTAATGAT contains:
- a CDS encoding radical SAM protein encodes the protein MNYNFDGHKLFYNFKTTCDILLDKIVNPVYIEYSPVGNCNHRCIFCAYDYIGYKHRQLNRETTVASIRDFAKIGVKAMLFAGEGEPLLHPDISAFITTAFGSGVDTGIYTNGVLFDQKRIKEIFDKLTFVRISFNAGSREVYRKVHKKDDFDKVIKNIKFAVDFKRKKNVKADIGLQFVVIPENLDSLLKLSELGRELGIDYLAVKPFVQHNSQRGYEFRHNYSLSDIELVLNEAESFSTESYKVIARKESFRKYHERTYDHCLALPLFGVVLSDGNVYACGPYLGDERFHYGNIDEKSIIQIYRGKKRNDIIKFAKTDLNCRKNCMPNCRLDAINRSLWELKHPTVKHINFI
- a CDS encoding transketolase, with the translated sequence MDRRLLSSEDIRKKTIRLSCESGAGHLAPSLSSIEILTVLFRDFMKFKDYDPFWEGRDRLVFSKGHGAYAYYIILNEIGFLPDFELKEFYKTSSIKGCLVSNPNYMIEASTGSLGHGLPIAVGMAKSLKMQNLSNKVIAIVGDGEMQEGSNFEALQLAYRFKLDNLLLIIDANDLQAMDRVENVGLPNDKLSKILSLFTVKNCFYDIDGHNEELLGNCFSNVFLGKGRKGFINIAFCRTVKGKGLDFMENVAKYHFRCPTEDGYKLNNDANK